The Misgurnus anguillicaudatus chromosome 21, ASM2758022v2, whole genome shotgun sequence genome includes a window with the following:
- the tk2 gene encoding thymidine kinase 2, mitochondrial isoform X2, with the protein MIVNLLKEIRRVFLPLYSNKHLRSNVLACQTPTPKTHLIRHARSSNASPSISKLVRNGEGKKPVIWLEGNIASGKTTCLEYFSKTSDIEALTEPVSQWRNVHGCNPLGLMYQDPSRWGLTFQTYVQLTMLDRHVSPMASPIRMLERSIYSAKYIFVENLYKSGKMPEVDFAVLSEWFDWIIKNIDIPVDLIVYLQTSPQTCYERLKQRCREEEKVIPIEYLESIHNLYEDWLIHQESFKVPAPVLVIPADHDLKKMLHKFEENREKILMAHCS; encoded by the exons ATGATTGTTAACCTCTTAAAAGAAATTCGACGTGTATTTTTACCTTTGTATTCAAATAAACATCTGAGATCAAATGTGTTAGCTTGTCAAACGCCTACACCGAAGACGCATTTAATCAGACATGCGCGGAGCAGCAACGCATCTCCCAGCATCA GTAAACTGGTCAGAAATGGCGAGGGGAAGAAACCCGTG ATTTGGTTGGAGGGAAATATTGCAAGTGGAAAGACAACATGTCTGGAGTACTTCAGCAAAACCAGTGACATTGAG GCGTTGACAGAACCTGTGTCTCAATGGAGGAACGTGCATGGATGCAATCCACTGG GTTTAATGTACCAAGACCCAAGCAGATGGGGGCTCACTTTTCAGACATATGTCCAACTGACCATGCTGGATCGACATGTCTCACCAATGGCAT CACCAATCAGAATGTTGGAAAGGTCGATCTACAGTGCAAAGTACATTTTTGTGGAAAATCTTTATAAAAG TGGAAAGATGCCAGAGGTGGACTTTGCTGTTTTAAGTGAATGGTTTGATTGGATCATAAAGAACATAGATATACCTGTGGACCTTATAG ttTACCTGCAGACATCTCCACAGACCTGCTACGAGAGGCTAAAGCAGAGGTGCAGAGAGGAGGAGAAGGTTATTCCAATT GAATACTTAGAATCAATTCATAACTTGTATGAAGACTGGCTGATTCACCAGGAGTCCTTTAAAGTCCCTGCTCCAGTTCTT GTAATTCCAGCAGATCATGATCTCAAGAAGATGCTGCATAAGTTTGAGGAGAACAGAGAGAAGATATTAATGGCACATTGCTCCTGA
- the LOC129446685 gene encoding uncharacterized protein: protein MTNSLGEQTPVSRQDALLKYLQHYDKVCFDGNVKVCSDRQVTDEGRSMLMSEREPRRRFNTLDLYQTLCEFVQHRNCQKHIQHFIKAAELLEIICVNLFLFPWKKEIKTLKTFTGHFVYYIKPILPFAKNILQSIGYSIETDTEYRLADSVDTEKAKNMGFDLFLARLECEYLLELMNQKSQAECLEIIQKRAAPLNCGTGEEVSEHPVDLNEDVFQEDEHVEGGSLVNPEEQQKQESHKMKHPYDQEHVNTSQDVSISGVEKPSSSFMCDDKSILEMQENYPDLAFRQKPIFGKSQKAKQPLKANERAGCKGHNAARFAEVNVDMSGPQSITTLTETTQSNRKLHIPNSVESQPSDENQLVLRVETVLEGCGCKGPRENCLAEQIGKLHMKELSADEPLKYPIEETTQTQLCSGNNDLIVAPPTKCQDGISLPILCSPSKEPVCNITGCGSCAGPDTIPGLVNTIKEPPQSIYIPSSRSRCSPPLGPPTDHKHTENEASSSQLRRSPTSQQPEDELVQTYVIV from the exons ATGACCAACAGCCTCGGTGAACAAACGCCCGTCTCTCGCCAAGACGCGTTGTTGAAGTATTTACAGCACTACGACAAAGTGTGCTTTGATGGCAATGTTAAAGTGTGTTCAGACAGACAGGTGACAGATGAAGGCAGAAGCATGTTGATGTCAGAGCGCGAGCCGCGACGGAGGTTTAACACGCTGGATCTCTATCAAACTCTGTGTGAGTTTGTTCAGCACAGAAACTGTCAAAAACACATCCAACACTTCATCAAGGCTGCTGAGTTATTGGAGATCATCTGTGTCAACCTGTTTTTGTTTCCTTGGAAGAAGGAGATTAAAACTTTAAAG acATTTACTGGACACTTTGTCTATTACATTAAGCCAATATTGCCTTTTGCCAAGAATATTCTTCAGAGTATTGGTTACTCCATTGAGACAGACACTGAGTATAGACTGGCTGACAGCGTTGACACTGAAAAGGCCAAAAACATGGGATTTGACCTTTTCCTTGCCAGGTTAGAATGCGAGTACCTCCTTGAACTCATGAACCAGAAATCACAAGCAGAATGTTTGGAGATCATCCAAAAGAGAGCTGCTCCCCTAAACTGTGGCACGGGAGAGGAAGTCTCGGAGCATCCTGTTGATCTAAACGAGGATGTTTTTCAGGAGGATGAGCATGTTGAAGGTGGGTCATTAGTAAATCCAGAGGAACAGCAGAAACAGGAGTCACATAAAATGAAGCATCCTTATGATCAAGAACACGTCAACACATCTCAAGATGTTTCAATCTCTGGTGTAGAAAAACCGTCCAGCTCATTTATGTGTGATGACAAGTCTATCCTGGAAATGCAGGAGAATTATCCAGACCTGGCTTTCCGACAAAAGCCCATTTTTGGAAAGTCTCAAAAAGCTAAGCAGCCTCTTAAGGCCAACGAGCGGGCTGGGTGCAAGGGGCACAATGCAGCCCGATTCGCTGAGGTCAATGTTGACATGAGTGGCCCCCAGTCTATAACCACACTCACTGAGACAACCCAAAGCAACAGAAAATTACATATCCCAAATTCAGTTGAATCTCAACCCTCAGATGAAAACCAACTGGTGCTTCGAGTCGAAACAGTGTTGGAAGGATGTGGCTGTAAGGGGCCACGAGAAAACTGCCTGGCTGAGCAAATAGGTAAATTGCACATGAAAGAACTTAGTGCAGATGAGCCTCTTAAATACCCCATCGAGGAGACCACACAGACCCAGCTATGCAGTGGAAATAATGACCTCATTGTAGCCCCACCAACAAAATGCCAGGATGGCATAAGCTTGCCCATCTTGTGCAGTCCATCTAAAGAGCCTGTCTGCAACATTACAGGTTGTGGGAGTTGTGCAGGACCTGATACCATTCCCGGACTGGTCAATACCATCAAAGAGCCTCCTCAGTCCATCTATATCCCCAGTTCTCGGAGTAGATGTAGCCCACCATTGGGACCACCAACTGACCATAAGCATACTGAAAATGAAGCTTCAAGTTCTCAACTCCGCAGAAGTCCCACATCACAGCAACCAGAGGATGAGCTAGTCCAAACATATGTGATTGTGTAG
- the bean1 gene encoding protein BEAN1 isoform X2 yields the protein MKVWGAFLICGPQRVSSNQSSQAHEYPDCQEGVSEASLLVSPLVVAGIVIGLVLFLSCVTIIVGSLRKDSRLRNPHLRASYAPDSLSYGGSIGELRSTCIEDFPPPFDFDSYMETVSHVNVMYPDSPPHYDECVGPGTQLYVPRDDPPPYSLTDPCRGELTSNNYREMEDLPAGASWVSTSSSSHYPTRLQDLRHQPVPSISLSASPLEEAPPYEAIVSEQNQPLPLMPLDLLKHTREGSSHQDAVPNRIL from the exons ATGAAAGTCTGGGGAGCGTTCCTGATCTGCGGTCCACAGAGAG TGAGCTCAAACCAGAGCAGTCAGGCTCATGAGTACCCAGACTGCCAGGAAGGGGTCAGTGAAGCCAGCCTGCTGGTGTCCCCTTTGGTGGTGGCCGGCATTGTCATCGGCCTGGTGCTCTTTCTCTCTTGCGTCACCATCATTGTGGGCAGTCTGCGCAAAGACAGCCGACTTCGCAACCCCCACCTGCGTGCAAGCTACG CTCCAGATAGCCTCTCATATGGTGGCTCTATTGGAGAGCTGAGGTCCACTTGCATTGAGGACTTTCCCCCTCCATTTGACTTTGATTCCTATATGGAGACCGTGTCTCATGTCAATGTCATGTACCCAGACTCCCCACCTCA CTATGATGAATGTGTCGGACCAGGGACCCAGCTGTATGTTCCTAGAGATGATCCACCTCCCTACTCCCTCACAGACCCGTGCCGGGGGGAGCTGACCTCAAACAACTATAGAGAGATGGAAGATCTGCCTGCTGGTGCTTCCTGGGTATCAACAAGCAGCTCTTCCCATTATCCAACCAGACTACAAGACTTAAGGCACCAGCCAGTCCCCTCCATCTCTCTGTCAGCCTCACCTTTAGAGGAGGCTCCCCCGTATGAGGCAATAGTGAGTGAACAAAACCAGCCCCTCCCCCTGATGCCCCTAGATCTGCTCAAACACACAAGAGAGGGCAGCAGTCACCAGGACGCCGTTCCCAATAGGATCCTGTAA
- the tk2 gene encoding thymidine kinase 2, mitochondrial isoform X1, translated as MIVNLLKEIRRVFLPLYSNKHLRSNVLACQTPTPKTHLIRHARSSNASPSISKLVRNGEGKKPVIWLEGNIASGKTTCLEYFSKTSDIEALTEPVSQWRNVHGCNPLGLMYQDPSRWGLTFQTYVQLTMLDRHVSPMSAPIRMLERSIYSAKYIFVENLYKSGKMPEVDFAVLSEWFDWIIKNIDIPVDLIVYLQTSPQTCYERLKQRCREEEKVIPIEYLESIHNLYEDWLIHQESFKVPAPVLVIPADHDLKKMLHKFEENREKILMAHCS; from the exons ATGATTGTTAACCTCTTAAAAGAAATTCGACGTGTATTTTTACCTTTGTATTCAAATAAACATCTGAGATCAAATGTGTTAGCTTGTCAAACGCCTACACCGAAGACGCATTTAATCAGACATGCGCGGAGCAGCAACGCATCTCCCAGCATCA GTAAACTGGTCAGAAATGGCGAGGGGAAGAAACCCGTG ATTTGGTTGGAGGGAAATATTGCAAGTGGAAAGACAACATGTCTGGAGTACTTCAGCAAAACCAGTGACATTGAG GCGTTGACAGAACCTGTGTCTCAATGGAGGAACGTGCATGGATGCAATCCACTGG GTTTAATGTACCAAGACCCAAGCAGATGGGGGCTCACTTTTCAGACATATGTCCAACTGACCATGCTGGATCGACATGTCTCACCAATG TCAGCACCAATCAGAATGTTGGAAAGGTCGATCTACAGTGCAAAGTACATTTTTGTGGAAAATCTTTATAAAAG TGGAAAGATGCCAGAGGTGGACTTTGCTGTTTTAAGTGAATGGTTTGATTGGATCATAAAGAACATAGATATACCTGTGGACCTTATAG ttTACCTGCAGACATCTCCACAGACCTGCTACGAGAGGCTAAAGCAGAGGTGCAGAGAGGAGGAGAAGGTTATTCCAATT GAATACTTAGAATCAATTCATAACTTGTATGAAGACTGGCTGATTCACCAGGAGTCCTTTAAAGTCCCTGCTCCAGTTCTT GTAATTCCAGCAGATCATGATCTCAAGAAGATGCTGCATAAGTTTGAGGAGAACAGAGAGAAGATATTAATGGCACATTGCTCCTGA